In Corynebacterium guangdongense, one DNA window encodes the following:
- the sepX gene encoding divisome protein SepX/GlpR, with translation MSGGLMILLIIVVWLFVLAPLLLRGQKPMSKAGEAFEDTRVVYSGDSGEVPARPQPRLRAGDVRRRRAEDDADYEIVAAEEGPEENEREDDLLIDEPRPARETVVDGDVVAGELTEGSARGILAADSAGSTAASVLMATRDDAGAEIVEFSAAGARADDAEDAYDVDDAYLAPEDLLYRGTPSLAVVGEDEADEADEDGRAAGSGRRSGRSPAGDAGESSVRESTESELTEEEIAWAKSRSGRGGWDPERDRTYSTTRYQRRQRTLLGLAIAVVLAVALGIVVGGWSWLLAALAGGLTVLYLFALRQQVREEQALRARRIRHLRRARLGVRSTAAEELHIPQQLRRPGAVVMELDDESPDFDYLPTVEDYDRPLNPQPRTTGKGSLRVS, from the coding sequence ATGTCCGGTGGATTGATGATTCTGCTCATCATCGTGGTGTGGCTGTTCGTGCTCGCCCCGCTGCTGCTGCGTGGACAAAAGCCCATGAGCAAGGCGGGGGAGGCCTTCGAGGACACCCGGGTCGTCTACTCGGGCGACTCCGGCGAGGTCCCGGCCCGCCCGCAGCCCCGGCTCCGGGCGGGGGACGTCCGCCGCCGACGGGCGGAGGATGACGCGGACTACGAGATCGTCGCCGCGGAGGAGGGCCCGGAGGAGAACGAACGCGAGGACGACCTCCTCATCGACGAGCCTCGACCGGCCCGGGAGACCGTCGTCGACGGTGATGTGGTGGCGGGCGAGCTCACCGAGGGATCCGCCCGGGGAATCCTCGCCGCCGACTCGGCAGGATCCACCGCCGCCAGCGTGCTCATGGCCACCCGGGACGACGCTGGGGCGGAGATCGTTGAATTCAGCGCCGCCGGCGCCCGGGCGGACGACGCCGAGGACGCCTACGACGTGGACGACGCCTACCTCGCCCCGGAGGATCTCCTCTACCGCGGGACGCCGAGCCTGGCCGTCGTCGGGGAGGACGAGGCCGACGAAGCCGACGAGGACGGACGGGCCGCGGGCTCCGGTCGCCGGTCCGGCCGCAGCCCCGCCGGCGATGCCGGGGAGTCAAGTGTCAGGGAGTCGACCGAGTCCGAACTGACCGAGGAGGAGATCGCCTGGGCGAAGAGCCGTTCCGGCCGCGGCGGCTGGGACCCGGAGCGCGACCGCACCTACTCGACGACCCGCTACCAGCGCCGCCAGCGCACCCTCCTGGGCCTGGCGATCGCCGTGGTCCTGGCCGTGGCCCTCGGCATCGTCGTCGGTGGGTGGAGTTGGCTGCTGGCTGCGTTGGCCGGCGGTCTCACCGTGCTCTACCTTTTCGCGCTGCGCCAGCAGGTCCGAGAGGAGCAGGCGCTGCGGGCCCGTCGTATCCGCCACTTGCGCCGCGCCCGGCTGGGCGTGCGCTCGACCGCCGCCGAGGAGCTCCATATTCCGCAGCAGCTGCGCCGCCCCGGCGCGGTGGTCATGGAACTCGACGACGAGTCCCCGGACTTCGACTATCTGCCGACGGTCGAGGATTATGACCGTCCCCTCAACCCGCAGCCACGCACCACCGGCAAGGGCTCCCTGCGGGTCAGCTAG
- a CDS encoding zf-HC2 domain-containing protein: MVDHEEVQAALSARLDGEPADVDDDVIDAHVAGCGECRAFWEKSVTLSRRLSVVDSPRHGMSPPADLSEVIIAGVEPEWRRRAAGRMASLALSRTLLGVLGVVMVVWAALIVSDAGGMVPVSSDGMVLDPTAQPETAALMIETAALRLAVGVGLFFAAWRPQLVAGTLPIVATLWTFLTGFTMRDILLGGAETEQILWLLSLLLAVVALLWAWLAGRGADLRAAWRALTADPN; this comes from the coding sequence ATGGTTGATCACGAGGAGGTCCAGGCGGCGCTCTCGGCGCGCCTGGACGGCGAGCCGGCTGACGTCGACGATGACGTCATCGACGCCCACGTCGCCGGGTGCGGGGAGTGCCGGGCGTTCTGGGAGAAGTCGGTGACGCTGTCGCGGCGACTGTCGGTGGTCGACAGCCCCCGCCACGGGATGAGCCCGCCCGCCGACCTCTCCGAGGTCATCATCGCGGGGGTGGAACCGGAATGGCGTCGGCGGGCCGCCGGACGCATGGCGTCGCTGGCGCTGTCGCGGACCCTGCTCGGCGTCCTCGGCGTCGTCATGGTGGTCTGGGCCGCCCTCATCGTCTCGGACGCCGGTGGCATGGTTCCGGTCTCCTCGGACGGCATGGTGCTGGACCCCACCGCGCAACCGGAGACGGCGGCGCTGATGATCGAGACGGCGGCGCTGCGCCTGGCCGTCGGCGTGGGCCTGTTCTTCGCGGCGTGGCGCCCGCAGCTGGTCGCGGGGACGCTGCCCATCGTGGCGACACTGTGGACCTTCCTCACCGGCTTCACCATGCGCGACATCCTGCTGGGCGGGGCGGAGACGGAGCAGATCCTCTGGCTGCTGAGCCTGCTGCTGGCCGTCGTCGCGCTGCTGTGGGCCTGGTTGGCCGGGCGCGGTGCGGACCTGCGCGCCGCCTGGCGGGCGCTCACCGCGGACCCGAACTGA
- a CDS encoding methylated-DNA--[protein]-cysteine S-methyltransferase, with amino-acid sequence MESLRSRRLDTPIGGLTLFSTDEGLVHIAFEGDQGAEHSRLREAAVEDPASSPEAARQLSEFFAGARTRFDLPLAVTGETFTRRAQRALGEIPFGTTVTYVELAEMAGNSLAVRAAGSACARNPLPIVWACHRVIRTDGTWGNYRGGERAKAWLLNFEAGNFDEPAEV; translated from the coding sequence ATGGAAAGTCTCCGTTCCCGCCGACTCGACACCCCGATCGGCGGACTCACCCTCTTCAGCACCGACGAGGGCCTGGTCCATATCGCCTTCGAGGGCGATCAGGGCGCCGAGCATTCCCGGCTTCGCGAGGCCGCCGTCGAGGATCCCGCCTCCTCCCCCGAGGCCGCCCGCCAGCTCAGCGAATTCTTCGCCGGCGCCCGCACCCGCTTCGACCTGCCCCTCGCCGTCACGGGGGAGACCTTCACCCGCCGGGCACAACGCGCGCTGGGTGAGATCCCCTTCGGCACGACCGTCACCTACGTGGAACTGGCGGAGATGGCCGGCAACTCCCTGGCGGTCCGGGCCGCCGGCAGCGCCTGCGCCCGCAATCCCCTGCCCATCGTCTGGGCCTGCCACCGCGTCATCCGCACCGACGGCACCTGGGGCAACTACCGGGGCGGTGAACGGGCCAAGGCCTGGCTGCTCAACTTTGAGGCCGGGAACTTCGACGAGCCCGCGGAAGTCTAA
- a CDS encoding DNA-3-methyladenine glycosylase I has protein sequence MTQTMTENGLILGEDGRARPAWASTSPLLREYYDTEWGMPVRDETGLYERLTLEAFQSGLSWETVLRKREAFRRAFHDFDPDRVARFAETDVARLLDDATIIRNRRKIAAAITNARATVELRGKGGLADFIWAFQPETTPAPETWADIRSTSPESVALAKALKKEGFVFVGPTTMYALMQAIGMVDDHLVGSWRRGSSGVWA, from the coding sequence ATGACACAGACGATGACGGAGAACGGACTGATCCTCGGCGAGGACGGGCGCGCCCGGCCCGCGTGGGCGTCGACAAGCCCGCTGCTGCGCGAGTACTACGACACCGAGTGGGGCATGCCGGTGCGCGATGAAACCGGGCTATATGAGCGCCTGACGCTGGAGGCCTTCCAGTCGGGCCTGAGCTGGGAGACCGTGCTGCGGAAACGGGAGGCCTTTCGACGCGCCTTCCACGACTTCGATCCCGACCGCGTAGCCCGCTTCGCCGAAACGGATGTGGCCCGGCTGCTCGACGACGCCACGATCATCCGCAACCGCCGCAAGATCGCCGCGGCAATCACCAACGCCCGGGCCACGGTCGAGCTGCGTGGGAAGGGCGGGTTGGCCGACTTCATCTGGGCCTTCCAGCCGGAGACGACGCCGGCCCCCGAAACCTGGGCGGACATCCGCTCCACGTCCCCGGAGTCGGTCGCGCTGGCCAAGGCGCTGAAGAAGGAGGGTTTCGTCTTCGTGGGGCCGACGACCATGTACGCGCTGATGCAGGCGATCGGCATGGTCGACGACCACCTGGTCGGCTCCTGGCGGCGCGGATCCTCCGGGGTGTGGGCCTAG
- a CDS encoding DoxX family protein has product MDRPVVRDATLLLLRLALGVVFIAHGYDRLFIAGMDDTIGQFSAWEVPQAKLSAWITVIVEILGGAMLAIGLLTTAVAAVLLLLVLAALYFVHLDHGFFVADGGIELTLLLAVALLVVIVFGSGRASLDGVLQNG; this is encoded by the coding sequence ATGGATAGACCCGTGGTTCGCGATGCGACGCTGTTGCTGCTGCGCCTGGCGCTCGGAGTGGTGTTCATCGCCCACGGATACGACCGGCTGTTCATCGCGGGCATGGACGACACCATCGGCCAGTTCTCCGCGTGGGAGGTCCCGCAGGCCAAGCTGTCGGCGTGGATCACCGTGATCGTGGAGATCCTCGGCGGGGCCATGCTGGCCATCGGCCTGCTGACGACGGCCGTGGCGGCCGTGCTGCTCCTCCTCGTGCTCGCGGCCCTCTACTTCGTCCACCTCGATCACGGCTTCTTCGTCGCGGACGGCGGCATCGAGCTGACGCTGCTGCTGGCGGTGGCGCTGCTGGTGGTCATCGTCTTCGGCTCCGGCCGGGCCAGCCTGGACGGGGTGCTGCAGAATGGTTGA
- a CDS encoding cation transporter: protein MTALRRLLLLIAGLNFAYFLVEAVVAGVIGSVSLFADSVDFLEDTLINLLVVIAIGWSARRRGWVGRVLAVIILIPGVAAAWTVVLKILDPVAPDGNVLTLTAIGSLLVNLLCAVLLARRHRGHGNLVRAAWLSARNDSVASLLIILTGLATLVWASPWFDIVVGLILIFINVSAAKEVWEAAHGETDEGLEDMIAEEDAEIAASREKKETETR, encoded by the coding sequence GTGACCGCACTTCGCCGCCTCCTCCTGCTCATTGCGGGGTTGAACTTCGCGTACTTCCTCGTCGAGGCCGTCGTCGCCGGCGTCATCGGCTCGGTGTCGCTGTTCGCCGACAGCGTGGACTTCCTCGAGGACACCCTCATCAATCTGCTGGTCGTCATCGCCATAGGCTGGAGCGCCCGTCGGCGCGGCTGGGTCGGCCGGGTTTTGGCCGTCATCATCCTCATTCCGGGCGTCGCCGCGGCCTGGACGGTGGTGCTGAAGATTCTCGACCCCGTCGCACCCGACGGCAATGTTCTCACCCTCACGGCGATCGGCTCACTGCTGGTCAATCTCCTGTGCGCCGTGCTGCTGGCGCGGCGGCACCGGGGACATGGCAACCTGGTTCGAGCCGCGTGGCTCAGCGCTCGCAACGACTCCGTCGCCTCACTGCTGATCATCCTCACCGGCCTGGCCACCCTGGTTTGGGCGAGCCCGTGGTTCGACATCGTGGTCGGGCTTATCCTGATCTTCATCAATGTCAGTGCCGCCAAAGAGGTCTGGGAGGCCGCCCACGGTGAGACCGATGAGGGCCTGGAGGACATGATCGCCGAGGAGGACGCGGAAATCGCCGCGTCCCGGGAGAAGAAGGAAACGGAGACCCGATGA
- a CDS encoding alpha/beta fold hydrolase, with product MAKTAKILGGLLAAVLVFVLVAAGAVYFWPHTSAHRQTGVVDSVTYDAALERVEDKIGEDQANNVTEECRSTLLTHGERTAHTVVFLHGVRQCPHQFEDITRYFYEQGYNVYAPVAPAHGTADPLYHANVTADGLVDFVNDAVTTATGLGEEVGVVGLSGGGMLSTWAAEYRPEVEHALLLSPFYEPAPSQSPKWQLPLLKTLHGNHLIGDEFSNGVEAENPGFSYRALAQYLIVGDNLKKEPTNLGLESIAVVVAEDDELIDHELAHDIPAEIARDNGLELLSAEIPAQWEIGHEITGMNVEGYQEHRDVLFDLYVNLYEGRPVELVGAR from the coding sequence ATGGCGAAGACAGCGAAAATCCTGGGAGGACTGCTGGCGGCGGTCCTCGTGTTCGTCCTGGTGGCGGCCGGCGCGGTCTACTTCTGGCCGCACACCAGCGCGCACCGCCAGACCGGCGTCGTGGATTCGGTGACCTACGACGCGGCGCTCGAACGCGTCGAGGACAAGATCGGCGAGGACCAGGCCAACAACGTCACCGAGGAGTGCCGCAGCACGCTGCTGACCCACGGGGAGCGCACCGCGCACACGGTGGTCTTTCTGCACGGCGTACGCCAGTGCCCCCACCAGTTCGAGGACATCACCCGCTACTTCTACGAGCAGGGCTACAACGTCTACGCCCCGGTTGCTCCCGCCCACGGCACCGCCGACCCGCTGTACCACGCCAACGTCACCGCCGACGGCCTGGTGGACTTCGTCAACGACGCCGTCACCACCGCCACCGGTCTGGGCGAGGAGGTCGGCGTCGTCGGGCTCTCCGGCGGGGGCATGCTCAGCACCTGGGCCGCGGAGTACCGCCCCGAGGTCGAACACGCGCTGCTGCTCTCCCCCTTCTACGAGCCGGCCCCCAGCCAGTCCCCGAAGTGGCAGCTGCCGCTGCTCAAGACGCTGCACGGCAACCACCTCATCGGGGATGAGTTCAGCAACGGGGTCGAGGCCGAGAACCCGGGCTTCTCCTACCGTGCGCTGGCGCAGTACCTCATCGTCGGTGACAACCTCAAGAAGGAGCCGACGAACCTGGGGCTGGAGTCCATCGCCGTGGTCGTGGCCGAGGATGACGAGCTCATCGACCACGAGCTGGCCCACGACATTCCCGCGGAGATCGCCCGCGACAACGGGCTGGAGCTGCTGTCGGCCGAGATTCCGGCGCAGTGGGAAATCGGCCACGAGATCACCGGCATGAACGTCGAGGGCTACCAGGAGCACCGCGACGTGCTTTTCGACCTGTATGTCAATCTCTACGAGGGCCGACCCGTGGAACTGGTGGGCGCGCGGTAG